AAGAATACAGACGCGCGGACTGGCTGTCCTGATCGACGCTGCCGGTACGATCGTCCATATCCCCTTTCGCAAAGCCCGCGGCCGCCCCGATCATCCATTTCGCGTTGTTGCCTTCCACCAGTTTATCGAGGCCGACCATCAGGCCGTTAACATCCTGGTCATAGCTCAGCTCGCCGGTATCGCCGTTGAAATTGCCGCCAAAGTAGGTTACCCATGCGCCGCCGTTATCCCCAGGCGTATGGCGGCCCTGCGCGAGACGCGTGCTCAGCACATCCTGTTCCAGATTCCAGATGTTGGTATTCGCAGAAGGGATGCTCAGCGCCATATTGGCGTAGTTGGTCAGCTCGCGCTGTTTCAGCACCACGGTGTCGCCCTGCTGCTGCGCCTCGTAGGTGTACGCGCCCAGATCCGCTTTATTGGCGGCGGTAAAGCGTACCGAAGTGGCGTCGTTATCGTCATACACGCGCAGCACTTCGTTGTCTTTATAATCAGCAATCGAGCCCGCGCCGGTGGCGTTATCGATACGCACCCGATAGTTGCCCGCCACGTCGCCGTTCACCGCCAGGTGACCGTCTGAGTTGAGCGCAATCACGCCTTCGTCATAGTCTTTCTGATTCGGATCGTTGGTCACGTAACGCGCGTTATTCAGAGAGGCGTCCAGCACGTAGTCACGGCTGCCGACGTTGAGCACACCGTCGTCAGTCAGCACGACATTATCGGCATCAACCTGACCGAGGCCGAGGTTGAGCTGCGCGCCGTTATCGATAGTCAGCGTATTGGCATACAGCGACGCGGTCTCTTCCGTGAGCGTCGCCTGGCTGCCGCTGTCCAGCGTCAGCGAATCGGTCGCCACCGCGCCGTCATCGCCGATGTTCAGCGTCGAAGCATTGGTCAGCGTGATGGAATCTGCCAGCAGCGAGGAGCTTTCGACGTTTACCTGTGAATAGTTATCGACCACCAGCGCATCGATGTTCGAGACTTTACGGGTATCCCACTCGGAGCCATTTTGCAGCGTCACGTTGAAAATACCGCTCTGGTAGACTTCGTTACCGGTTACGTGGCCCGCTTCGTTAAACGCGGTATCGCTGTTTTCGATGCCGTAGGTGGAGCCTGGCCAGATGCTGTTCGGCTGATAGTCATACAGCTCAGCGGTTGCTTCAACGTTAGAAATCGCCGCACCCACCCATTTGCTGCCGTTGGTGAGCGTCACGTCCAGGCGGTCGGTGTTATCCCAGCCGTTAGAATCCGGCTTGCCGTCGCCGTTCACGTCATAAGCGTCAACATGTGTGGTGACCGGATTGCCGTTTTCATCAAGCGTGGTGCGGTCATAGCCGCCAAAGTTTTCGTCGAAGGTACTTTCGAAATAGATGTCGCCGTTAATCGTTGACCGATCGAAAGAGGCCGTCGTCTGCATAGAGTTATCGGCAGCAGGATTGGCGATCACGGCGAGCGCGATATCATCCGCGGTCAACTTATTATCGTAATCGCTGGCTTTACCGGTGTGGCCATAAAAACCATCGGTGCCTTCATCCGTCCAGGAGCCGGAACTCAGAACAGAATCTTTCACTGCAATAGTATTATTAAAAATTTCGCTGCTATTTGAGCCAGTCGCAGACGTCACGTCCTGATTATCTTCCCATTCATATCCCTGCGTCAGCGTAATACCCGCCACATGGGAATTATTCTGGATAACCAGGTCGGTTTCCTGATCGAGGGTAATAGCGGTGCCGAGATTGTAAATATCCTCAGACGCCGTCGTTTTATCATCGGCGTTATAATAATTGTAGTGCTCGAAATCATCGTCGATGGTGGAATTATCGACGGTTAACGCAAGACGGTTATAGAGATAATCCCCGGTGCGGTTATCGCAGTTGTCCGTCATGCACTGAGAGGTGATCATCCCATGAATAGTGCTGTCTTTAATGGTCAGCGCGTTAGGGTGGGTATTATTACTGGTGCCGTCGTCAAGATACCAGGTGGAAATAACGCCATCGACATGCGCGCCGGAAATTTGCGGGTAAATATTGCCGTTATAATAATCAGAGCCATAATCGTAACCGACATAGCCCTGATACATAATACCGCCATCATAATAAAACGTGTCGTAGCTTTTGCCTGAAATATCCGTGGCAGCGGAGGCCTGAGAAGCGATAGCCATTGTGCAGGCCACGGCTAATTGTGAGACTACAAGTTTCTTTTTCCAGGAGTGCATTTATCATCCCTCCTCAGGGACGTCACAAGGTTGGTCCATCAAATGGTTTGCCGTAATACAAGCGTGATGTATTAACGATAAAATTATGCACGCTGAAAAATTAAAGGTTCAATTCTTCTTTACCAATTGTACGAATTCGCACTCTTTATTATTTAGGAATAATAACCACACTTATCCTCGATATCCCTTCATATCTTACCAGACGAACACTCCTTCATTTTGATTGCCACCAAAATATTGAATATTTAAATATCCACTCATGGAACATTTAGTTTAAAAATAAAATAGCTCTCGATTATAAAAGTTCTCTGCCGTTTCGTTATCCCGGCTTTTGCCATTCCCCCGGCGATACTCATCTATAATATGAATATCTTAATGGCATGGAGAATGTGAATCTAATGAATGAAAAACTTCAGCACGCCGCAAAACAGGCCGGTATCTGGCTGAATCAACACGGGCTACGACTGGCGACCGCCGAATCCTGTACCGGTGGGCTTATTACGTACACCCTGTGCGCCACCGAAGATACCACTGCGTTTTATTCGAGCGGTTTTATTACTTATACCAATGAAGCCAAGCAGCGCATGCTGGGCGTGAAAGAAGAGACGCTGCGCCTCTATACCGCCGTCAGCGAACAGACGGTGCATGAGATGGCGGCAGGCGCCCGCGAACGTTCGGGTGAAGATGTCAGCCTCGCGGTGAGTGGTTATGCCGGGCCATCCGGCGGCGAAGACGGTACGCCGCCGGGCACCGTCTGGTTTGGCTGGGGCATGCCGGGCGAGGAAACCGTGGCGGAAAAGCGTCACTTCAATGGCGATCCGAAAACCGTTATCGATCAGGCGGCGGTCTTCGCGCTGGAGCGACTGATTGAGCTGCTTCAGGAACGCGTATCATAACGCGCGCGTCAGGGCTTGCCTGCGCGAATTCCCCGGCAGGCCTTGTCCATTGCGGGTGCGCGTGATTTAGCGCCCACAATCGTCAAACATCCCGTCCTGTTTCGGGTTAAAATAAAGCCTGTCTCATTTCTCTGATAAGAAGCAATTATGGCCGATTTTTCATTGAGTTCCCGCCCGCGCCGCCTGCGTCAGAACGCCTCGCTGCGCGCCATGTTTGAAGAAACCTCGTTAAGCCGCAACGATTTGGTACTGCCGATTTTCGTTGAGGAAGAGCTGGACGACTACAAACCGATCGCCGCCATGCCGGGCGTGATGCGCATCCCGGAGAGATACCTCGCCCGTGAAATCGAGCGCATCGCGAAAGCGGGCATACGCTCCGTGATGACCTTCGGGATTTCGCATCACACCGACGAGTGCGGCAGCGACACCTGGAATGAAAACGGTCTGGTGGCGCGCATGTCGCGTATCGCCAAAGACGCCGTGCCGGAAATGGTCGTGATGTCAGACACCTGCTTTTGCGAATACACCAGCCACGGCCACTGCGGCGTGCTGTGCGAGCATGGCGTGGACAACGACGCGACGCTGGTAAACCTGGGTCGTCAGGCTGTGGTGGCCGCCGCCGCAGGCGCGGACTTTATCGCGCCCTCCGCCGCGATGGACGGCCAGGTGAAAGCCATCCGCCAGGCGCTCGACGCCGCAGGCTTCACGGACACGGCGATTTTCTCCTACTCCACTAAATTCGCATCGTCCTTCTACGGTCCGTTCCGCGAAGCCGCGGGCACCGCGCTGAAAGGCGATCGTAAAACCTATCAGATGAGCCCGATGAACCGCCGCGAGGCGATCCGCGAATCGCTGCTGGATGAAGCCGAAGGCGCGGACGCGCTGATGGTCAAACCGGCGGGCGCTTATCTCGACATCCTGCGCGACGTACGCGAGCGCACCAGCCTGCCGCTTGGCGCCTATCAGGTGAGCGGCGAATACGCGATGATCAAATTCGCCGCTCAGGCGGGCGCGATTGATGAAGAGAAAGTGATCCTGGAAAGCCTCGGCGCTATCAAGCGTGCGGGCGCGGATCTTATCTTCAGCTACTTCGCACTCGATCTGGCCGAGAAAAACATTCTCTGACCTGTCGCGGCGGGCGTTCTGTCCGCCGCGTTTTCTCCTTCTTAACACGCTGTGACCGTTCCTTCACGTCTCTGACATGCGGCCGTCATCTTCCGGGTCTATCACTGTCTGCAGACGGTTCCCGAGGAGATACAACCGTGTTCAGCATCGACAACGTTCTTGACGATCTTTACCCCCAGAAATCCCCCGCCCCGTGGCTGAAAAAAACGCTCAAACGCCTGCTGTATGAACAAGAGTTTCAGGAATTCGCCGCCCGGCATCGCCATCTCAAAGGGCTGGATATGGTCGAGCAGGTGCTGGAGCATCTGGACATTCGCTGCGATCTGCCAGCCCGCTCGCTTGAGCAGATCCCGGATAACGGGCCGCTGGTTGTC
The genomic region above belongs to Cronobacter malonaticus LMG 23826 and contains:
- a CDS encoding CinA family protein is translated as MNEKLQHAAKQAGIWLNQHGLRLATAESCTGGLITYTLCATEDTTAFYSSGFITYTNEAKQRMLGVKEETLRLYTAVSEQTVHEMAAGARERSGEDVSLAVSGYAGPSGGEDGTPPGTVWFGWGMPGEETVAEKRHFNGDPKTVIDQAAVFALERLIELLQERVS
- a CDS encoding autotransporter outer membrane beta-barrel domain-containing protein, translating into MHSWKKKLVVSQLAVACTMAIASQASAATDISGKSYDTFYYDGGIMYQGYVGYDYGSDYYNGNIYPQISGAHVDGVISTWYLDDGTSNNTHPNALTIKDSTIHGMITSQCMTDNCDNRTGDYLYNRLALTVDNSTIDDDFEHYNYYNADDKTTASEDIYNLGTAITLDQETDLVIQNNSHVAGITLTQGYEWEDNQDVTSATGSNSSEIFNNTIAVKDSVLSSGSWTDEGTDGFYGHTGKASDYDNKLTADDIALAVIANPAADNSMQTTASFDRSTINGDIYFESTFDENFGGYDRTTLDENGNPVTTHVDAYDVNGDGKPDSNGWDNTDRLDVTLTNGSKWVGAAISNVEATAELYDYQPNSIWPGSTYGIENSDTAFNEAGHVTGNEVYQSGIFNVTLQNGSEWDTRKVSNIDALVVDNYSQVNVESSSLLADSITLTNASTLNIGDDGAVATDSLTLDSGSQATLTEETASLYANTLTIDNGAQLNLGLGQVDADNVVLTDDGVLNVGSRDYVLDASLNNARYVTNDPNQKDYDEGVIALNSDGHLAVNGDVAGNYRVRIDNATGAGSIADYKDNEVLRVYDDNDATSVRFTAANKADLGAYTYEAQQQGDTVVLKQRELTNYANMALSIPSANTNIWNLEQDVLSTRLAQGRHTPGDNGGAWVTYFGGNFNGDTGELSYDQDVNGLMVGLDKLVEGNNAKWMIGAAAGFAKGDMDDRTGSVDQDSQSARLYSSAQFANNVFVDTSLSYSHYSNDLSAVMSNGQAVSGDASSDAWGFGLKLGYDWQFNTQGYLTPYASVSGLFQDGDGYQLSNDMRVNSQSYDSLRYELGADLGYTFNYGNDQAFTPYAKLAYVYDDASGNDADVNGDNIDNGVEGSAVRAGLGGKFSFTKNFSAYADANYLGGGDVDQDWAANVGVKYTW
- the hemB gene encoding porphobilinogen synthase, which translates into the protein MADFSLSSRPRRLRQNASLRAMFEETSLSRNDLVLPIFVEEELDDYKPIAAMPGVMRIPERYLAREIERIAKAGIRSVMTFGISHHTDECGSDTWNENGLVARMSRIAKDAVPEMVVMSDTCFCEYTSHGHCGVLCEHGVDNDATLVNLGRQAVVAAAAGADFIAPSAAMDGQVKAIRQALDAAGFTDTAIFSYSTKFASSFYGPFREAAGTALKGDRKTYQMSPMNRREAIRESLLDEAEGADALMVKPAGAYLDILRDVRERTSLPLGAYQVSGEYAMIKFAAQAGAIDEEKVILESLGAIKRAGADLIFSYFALDLAEKNIL